A genome region from Alistipes dispar includes the following:
- a CDS encoding LemA family protein — protein MKKWIWIGLVAVVAIFFYATYNGFVTKEEGLNSAWSNVETQYQRRSDLIPNLVNTVKGYAAHESETLGAVTDARARAASISLSAGELTPAKLAEFQEAQAGVRSALGRLIAVAESYPDLKANQNFLELQAQIEGTENRIAVARKEFNDAARHYNVAVRRFPANLVAGLFGFEQKPYFESAEGTDAAPEVKF, from the coding sequence ATGAAAAAGTGGATTTGGATCGGCCTCGTCGCCGTCGTCGCGATTTTCTTTTACGCCACCTACAACGGCTTCGTCACGAAGGAGGAGGGGCTCAACAGCGCCTGGTCGAACGTGGAGACGCAGTACCAGCGCCGTTCCGACCTCATTCCCAATCTGGTCAATACGGTAAAGGGCTATGCCGCCCACGAGTCGGAGACGCTCGGCGCCGTGACCGATGCGCGAGCCCGCGCCGCCTCGATCAGCCTTTCGGCCGGCGAGCTGACACCCGCGAAGCTGGCCGAGTTCCAGGAGGCGCAGGCCGGGGTGCGTTCGGCTCTGGGGCGGCTTATCGCCGTGGCGGAGAGTTATCCCGACCTGAAGGCCAATCAGAATTTCCTGGAGCTGCAAGCCCAGATCGAAGGTACGGAGAACCGCATCGCCGTGGCGCGCAAGGAGTTCAACGATGCCGCGCGGCATTACAACGTCGCCGTGCGCCGCTTCCCGGCCAATCTGGTCGCCGGGCTGTTCGGCTTCGAGCAGAAGCCCTATTTCGAGTCGGCCGAAGGGACCGACGCGGCTCCCGAGGTGAAGTTCTGA